A window of the Desulfotignum phosphitoxidans DSM 13687 genome harbors these coding sequences:
- a CDS encoding Fic family protein produces the protein MKSKKWNWQQDNWPLFSYDTKRLEPLENEYSKESGISLGVLRHLSKEDLEEFRIEIICNEALKTSEIEGEILDRDSLQSSICKEFGVGEKYLHGNIKPEEAGIAMMMKDLYTNFDSLLTNEILYSWHDKLLNGRTDLDRGKYRTSHDDMRVISGRIDKPKIHFIAPPSSKVPGEMEQFIDWFNRTALGEKATLSPIVRAGIAHLYFVTIHPFEDGNGRIGRALAEKALSQSLGKPTLIALSSTISDKKKEYYNTLELQNKSTQITPWLCYFGKTIIDAQKQTIKQVDFIIAKAKFFRAYKNAS, from the coding sequence ATGAAATCAAAAAAATGGAACTGGCAGCAAGACAATTGGCCCCTTTTCTCGTATGACACAAAAAGATTGGAGCCCCTGGAAAACGAATATTCCAAAGAATCCGGCATTTCTCTTGGTGTGTTGCGTCACCTTTCTAAAGAGGATCTGGAAGAATTCAGAATTGAAATCATCTGCAATGAGGCTTTGAAAACATCTGAGATAGAAGGCGAGATCTTAGACAGGGACAGCCTTCAATCGTCTATCTGCAAAGAGTTTGGTGTCGGTGAAAAATATCTGCATGGGAATATAAAACCAGAAGAAGCCGGCATCGCGATGATGATGAAAGATCTGTACACTAATTTCGATTCTCTTTTAACCAATGAAATTCTTTATTCCTGGCATGACAAATTATTGAACGGAAGAACAGATTTGGACAGGGGCAAGTACCGTACAAGCCACGATGATATGCGGGTAATATCCGGACGAATCGATAAACCCAAAATTCATTTTATTGCACCCCCGTCCTCTAAAGTCCCTGGAGAAATGGAGCAATTCATAGACTGGTTCAACAGAACCGCCCTAGGTGAAAAAGCAACGTTATCGCCAATAGTCAGAGCTGGTATAGCACATCTGTATTTTGTCACCATTCACCCTTTTGAAGATGGTAACGGCCGTATTGGCAGGGCTTTGGCCGAAAAGGCCCTGTCTCAAAGTTTGGGGAAACCGACACTGATCGCTTTATCTTCGACAATCAGTGATAAGAAAAAAGAGTATTATAATACGTTAGAACTTCAAAATAAAAGCACTCAGATCACGCCCTGGCTTTGTTACTTTGGTAAAACTATTATTGACGCACAAAAACAGACGATAAAACAGGTCGATTTTATAATAGCCAAGGCAAAATTCTTTCGTGCTTATAAAAACGCTTCTTAA
- a CDS encoding crotonase/enoyl-CoA hydratase family protein: MNEYTYYLIEKKAPIAWVYLNRPDKKNAMNPPAWEEASAVFESLGNDPDIRAIIVAGKGAGFCAGIDLMSMVGEIPELMDPAQKGGVKWQLLQKIYSLQETITCIERCRKPVIAAVHGQCIGAGLDMITACDIRLGSKDAVFSLREAAVGFVADVGVLQRLPLIVGQGITRELAYTAKNMTADRAKQVLLLNEVFEDPAALMTGAEKMAMEIAGCSPLAVQASKEVLNHGIARSVDDGLKYVASMSTNIIPSDDLFEAVAAFTEKRKPRFTGK; this comes from the coding sequence ATGAATGAATATACATACTATCTGATTGAGAAAAAAGCACCGATTGCCTGGGTATACCTTAACCGGCCGGACAAAAAAAATGCCATGAACCCTCCGGCATGGGAAGAAGCTTCCGCTGTTTTCGAATCCCTGGGCAATGATCCGGATATTCGGGCAATTATTGTGGCAGGAAAAGGCGCCGGATTCTGTGCGGGCATCGATTTAATGAGCATGGTGGGTGAGATTCCGGAATTGATGGACCCGGCCCAGAAAGGGGGTGTTAAATGGCAGCTGCTGCAAAAAATTTACTCCCTTCAAGAGACCATTACCTGTATTGAAAGATGCAGAAAACCGGTGATTGCTGCGGTTCACGGACAATGTATCGGTGCGGGCCTTGATATGATTACTGCCTGTGATATCCGGCTGGGCTCAAAAGACGCTGTATTTTCATTAAGAGAAGCGGCAGTGGGATTTGTAGCCGATGTCGGCGTGCTCCAGAGACTGCCCCTTATTGTGGGCCAGGGCATCACCAGGGAACTTGCCTATACGGCAAAAAATATGACTGCGGATCGTGCAAAACAGGTGCTGCTCCTGAACGAAGTGTTTGAGGACCCGGCCGCTTTGATGACCGGCGCCGAGAAAATGGCCATGGAGATAGCAGGCTGTTCCCCCCTTGCTGTCCAGGCATCCAAAGAGGTGCTCAATCACGGTATCGCCAGGAGTGTAGATGACGGATTGAAATACGTGGCATCCATGAGCACCAACATTATCCCGTCCGATGACCTGTTTGAAGCGGTAGCGGCATTCACGGAAAAAAGAAAACCCAGGTTCACGGGAAAATGA